A portion of the Pirellulales bacterium genome contains these proteins:
- a CDS encoding DUF1501 domain-containing protein — protein sequence MPNTTDATRLTHAGRGLLDRRSFLGSAAGGLGAIALSSLFEQHGLLAATNERNALAAPIRADAPLAARPAHAPARAKQVLMIFCSGACSQLDTWDYKPELIKRDGQPHPGLDKLVTFQGPSGNLTKSPYAFRPRGQSGKYVSDLLPNLAEQVDDMCFIHSMTAKSNTHGPGENQMSTGFTIEGFPSIGAWVSYALGSENDNLPAFVAIPDPRGVPQTGPANWSSGFLPAVFQGTSFTADKPITHLATPPGLSARDDVASCDFARFLNDRHLAQHAGDTELAARIASYELAARLQLSAPEVSDLSRESTATAEMYGVNDANPFLAGFARNCLLARRLLERGVRFVQLFNGSYAMGEGVGNWDGHKQLKSDYDRHGPILDRPAAALLRDMKARGMLEDTLVVWTTEFGRMPMFQQGAQGRDHNPDGFTTWLAGAGVKRAYSHGATDEFGHRAVDKPTTIYDFHATILHLLGLDHTRLTYTHNGADRRLTDVHGHVISDILA from the coding sequence ATGCCGAACACAACTGACGCCACGCGATTGACCCACGCCGGCCGCGGCCTGCTCGATCGCCGCTCGTTTCTCGGCAGTGCCGCGGGCGGGCTGGGAGCGATCGCGCTTTCGAGCTTGTTCGAGCAGCACGGCTTGCTCGCGGCCACGAACGAGCGCAACGCGCTAGCCGCGCCGATCCGGGCCGACGCGCCCTTGGCCGCGCGACCGGCGCATGCTCCCGCCCGCGCCAAGCAAGTGCTGATGATCTTTTGCTCGGGAGCGTGCAGCCAGCTCGATACCTGGGACTACAAGCCCGAGCTGATCAAGCGCGACGGTCAGCCGCACCCCGGCCTCGACAAGCTGGTCACCTTCCAGGGTCCCTCGGGCAACTTGACCAAGAGCCCTTATGCGTTCCGCCCGCGCGGTCAGTCTGGCAAATACGTCTCGGACTTGTTGCCGAACCTAGCCGAGCAAGTCGACGACATGTGCTTCATCCACTCGATGACGGCCAAGAGCAACACGCACGGGCCGGGCGAAAACCAGATGAGCACCGGCTTCACGATCGAGGGTTTTCCCAGCATCGGCGCCTGGGTGAGCTACGCCCTGGGAAGCGAAAACGACAACCTGCCCGCCTTCGTGGCCATTCCCGATCCGCGCGGCGTGCCGCAGACGGGGCCGGCCAACTGGTCGAGCGGCTTTCTGCCGGCGGTGTTCCAGGGAACGAGCTTCACGGCCGATAAGCCGATCACGCATTTGGCGACCCCGCCCGGTCTGTCGGCGCGCGACGACGTCGCGTCGTGCGACTTTGCACGATTCTTGAACGATCGCCACCTGGCCCAGCACGCCGGCGACACCGAACTGGCCGCACGGATCGCCAGCTACGAACTCGCGGCCCGGCTACAGCTCAGCGCGCCCGAGGTGAGCGACCTGTCGCGCGAAAGCACGGCGACCGCCGAGATGTACGGCGTGAACGATGCCAACCCTTTTCTGGCCGGCTTTGCGCGCAATTGCTTGCTGGCCCGCCGGCTGCTGGAACGCGGCGTGCGGTTCGTGCAACTGTTCAACGGCTCGTACGCGATGGGCGAAGGGGTCGGCAACTGGGACGGTCACAAGCAGCTCAAAAGCGACTACGATCGCCACGGCCCGATCCTCGATCGACCGGCCGCGGCGCTGCTGCGCGATATGAAAGCTCGCGGCATGCTCGAAGACACCCTCGTCGTATGGACGACGGAATTTGGCCGGATGCCTATGTTCCAACAGGGCGCACAAGGGCGCGATCACAATCCCGATGGCTTCACGACGTGGCTGGCCGGCGCAGGCGTGAAGCGCGCCTACAGCCACGGTGCCACCGATGAATTTGGCCATCGGGCCGTCGACAAGCCAACGACGATTTATGATTTTCACGCCACGATCCTGCACCTGTTGGGCTTGGACCACACGCGGTTGACCTACACGCACAATGGGGCCGATCGCCGCCTGACCGATGTTCACGGCCACGTCATCAGCGACATCCTGGCCTGA
- a CDS encoding DUF1572 family protein — MTAATIDDFAIGAAFLAEARDRLAAAHALLQHCAAQLNDEQIWWRPRDSQNSIGNLLLHITGNLHERIVSLVGGESSRRNRPQEFAERGPIPRNELLERLRQVVAQCDGILVNLSPGRLLEPRSYEGINQRFDLNVLGVILHTLLHMTGHTQEIVFMTRSILGDNYRFSNPAAK, encoded by the coding sequence ATGACCGCTGCTACGATCGACGATTTTGCGATAGGCGCGGCGTTTCTTGCCGAGGCGCGCGACCGCCTGGCGGCGGCGCACGCGCTACTGCAACATTGCGCCGCCCAACTGAACGATGAGCAAATCTGGTGGCGCCCCCGTGACAGTCAAAACAGCATCGGCAACCTGCTATTGCACATTACGGGCAACCTTCACGAACGAATCGTGAGCCTCGTTGGCGGTGAGTCGAGCCGGCGAAACCGTCCACAGGAATTCGCCGAACGCGGACCGATCCCGCGCAACGAGCTTCTCGAGCGACTACGACAAGTTGTCGCCCAGTGCGATGGCATCCTTGTCAATTTGTCGCCGGGGCGTTTGCTCGAACCGCGCTCCTACGAGGGCATCAATCAACGCTTCGACTTAAACGTGCTCGGGGTCATCCTTCACACGCTCCTGCACATGACCGGCCACACCCAGGAAATCGTCTTCATGACACGATCCATCCTGGGGGATAACTATAGGTTTTCGAATCCCGCCGCTAAATGA